In Fibrobacter sp., a genomic segment contains:
- the murI gene encoding glutamate racemase — protein sequence MIGVFDSGFGGLTILQNLKKVLPGYDFLYLGDNARAPYGSRSFETIYRYTLQAVRELFGRGCPLVILACNTASARALRSIQQDVLPYEFPDKRVLGIIRPTTEEIGRFSKTGHIGIFATSGTVSSNSYGIEIHNFFPELKVTQHACPMWVPLVEYGERGTEGAAFFVKKDVDALLAEDPQIDTVLLACTHYPLLEAEIRAALPPQVRLVFQGDIVANKTLDYLKRHPEMDARLSKGGKTTYLTSDTAKFFEKGAFLFGIDGISAESVVL from the coding sequence ATGATAGGCGTTTTCGATTCCGGGTTCGGCGGGCTCACCATATTGCAGAATCTGAAAAAGGTTTTGCCGGGTTACGATTTCTTGTACCTGGGTGACAACGCGCGTGCGCCCTATGGTTCCAGGAGTTTCGAGACCATATACCGTTATACCCTCCAGGCCGTGCGCGAACTTTTCGGCAGGGGATGCCCGCTCGTGATTCTCGCCTGCAATACGGCTTCGGCGCGCGCGCTCCGGAGCATCCAGCAAGACGTGCTGCCTTATGAATTTCCGGACAAGAGGGTGCTCGGCATTATCAGGCCCACGACCGAAGAGATTGGACGCTTCAGCAAGACGGGGCACATCGGGATTTTTGCGACCTCGGGCACGGTGTCTTCGAACAGCTACGGGATTGAAATTCACAACTTTTTCCCGGAACTGAAGGTTACCCAGCACGCCTGCCCCATGTGGGTCCCGCTGGTGGAGTACGGGGAACGCGGTACCGAGGGGGCGGCCTTCTTTGTCAAGAAGGATGTCGACGCGCTCCTGGCCGAGGACCCGCAGATCGATACGGTGCTCTTGGCCTGCACGCACTACCCGCTTTTGGAGGCGGAGATACGCGCCGCACTGCCACCGCAGGTTCGGCTCGTTTTCCAGGGCGATATCGTGGCCAACAAGACGCTCGATTACCTCAAACGCCACCCGGAGATGGACGCTCGCCTCTCCAAGGGCGGAAAAACGACCTATTTGACGTCCGATACTGCAAAATTCTTTGAAAAAGGCGCCTTTTTGTTCGGAATTGATGGGATATCTGCCGAATCAGTTGTCCTGTAA
- a CDS encoding InlB B-repeat-containing protein has product MKHSILALGGILFATISANAIIITPTAPVLSDGCYEISNEAELYGFAAIVNGTDGFLRNKAACGKLTKNIVVNSDVLNSYDDDELSAEFASWNPLDTFAGTFDGNGHTISGLFQNVTQDADAQDVGFIRVLVANPETPTVIKNLGIVDSYFEMKSRTGVGAAVFAVDVIDSDLEDGKDSYAKILNCYNQSQVYAKGYGKDANIVQRIGEHVVLTMENSYSVEDGFLYETNRGTLDVKNSYILDSKEKLDSYGIMHVTSDQFKKGVVAFALHEADPIWGQDVQKDKYPNFSGQLKNSSVDRYKVSFHTFTGDTADYFNSYISGFTYNLPDTVVKENTAFLGWYKDKEFSGNKDTAISTNETGNLEYWAKLKNVYKITFHLNGGDFDTGWNANYGYCSYRHEEDAVCEYLEGFQKALPTDGIYDINRYGYFFVGWYDNEELTGERISAMVATDVGDKDFYAKWYELKTPALDATDSCYEISDVAELYGFARIVNADRYYHETILQSHLCGKLTKDIVVNENVLKRDGTLDESGVNKFMPWSRIEGSLALFDGQGHKISGLFIPNGAGLFSELLSSDREKQTVIRNLTIDDTYSEGSGIVGYADLPLTLENCHFKGYIAGATGGLISSSDTTLVIKNSSHRGKMSARGSGYMGGLVGSSYTDLVLVQNFHEGSMKLSADTVTRDINGTLYVDVRTTSAGGLVGRLLGNAFIANNYSVSDIEGPSSGMVGGLIGSDAAMSMLVSKKGAVYYHAKEAFILNNYNKGSFSEEYKYSKGSDKWIVDNTFYLSATGIEDDRTQAVAADAFVDSSLAAALHDYVQKDSEGNVVAGGINGDAWKQGDYYPVLVQKEERNFAILHKDTSGSYSVFVYMPGETVALPVLEREGYTFAGWYKNAELTGSVVTEIGAEESGNLNFYAKWEKIRVYVSVESNLGNAGRLRLGSTWSTGALGFVYDTFDYGKRVYVEAVPNDGYRFVEWNTVCGTYASCYFTATETVNLVAQFEKLPSSSSVASSSSESSSSVASSSSAKSSSSAKSSSSAKSSSSQKSDKSSSSSKPNRIDVAPVPQFSVAVLGNTLQVAGARSGSTYVLFDMQGNEVLRGVANSANFNVTVPAPGSFVLRIGYGTRKVTVGF; this is encoded by the coding sequence ATGAAACATTCCATTCTAGCTCTCGGAGGGATTCTTTTTGCCACAATATCGGCAAATGCTATTATTATCACTCCTACAGCTCCGGTCTTGTCGGACGGATGTTATGAAATTTCGAACGAGGCCGAACTTTACGGTTTTGCCGCCATTGTGAATGGAACCGATGGCTTTCTCCGGAACAAGGCCGCTTGTGGCAAGCTCACGAAGAATATCGTTGTCAACAGCGATGTCCTCAATTCTTATGACGATGATGAATTATCTGCCGAGTTTGCGTCATGGAACCCGTTAGACACCTTCGCGGGCACGTTCGATGGAAACGGTCACACGATTTCGGGCCTTTTCCAGAATGTGACACAAGATGCCGATGCCCAGGATGTGGGCTTTATTCGCGTCCTGGTCGCCAACCCCGAGACCCCGACGGTCATAAAGAACTTGGGAATAGTCGATTCGTATTTTGAAATGAAGAGCCGTACTGGGGTAGGTGCAGCAGTATTTGCCGTAGACGTGATTGATTCTGATTTGGAAGACGGAAAAGATTCGTATGCAAAAATATTAAACTGCTATAATCAGTCCCAGGTTTATGCTAAGGGTTATGGAAAAGACGCGAACATTGTACAGCGGATTGGCGAACATGTTGTGCTGACAATGGAAAACAGCTACAGCGTGGAAGACGGTTTCTTGTATGAAACTAATCGTGGAACGCTTGACGTCAAGAATTCCTATATATTGGACAGCAAGGAAAAACTTGACAGTTACGGTATTATGCATGTAACGTCGGACCAGTTCAAAAAGGGCGTGGTGGCGTTTGCGCTGCACGAGGCCGATCCCATTTGGGGGCAAGATGTGCAGAAAGACAAATACCCGAATTTTTCGGGTCAACTCAAGAACTCTTCTGTAGACCGTTACAAGGTTTCGTTCCATACTTTTACGGGAGATACGGCTGATTATTTCAACAGTTACATTTCCGGATTTACATACAATTTGCCTGATACGGTTGTCAAGGAAAATACGGCGTTCCTTGGCTGGTACAAGGACAAGGAATTCAGTGGGAACAAGGATACGGCTATTTCTACCAATGAAACAGGCAATCTTGAATATTGGGCGAAACTGAAAAATGTCTATAAAATAACGTTCCATCTCAATGGCGGCGATTTTGATACAGGTTGGAACGCGAATTATGGATATTGTTCTTATCGTCATGAGGAGGATGCTGTTTGCGAGTATCTTGAAGGATTTCAAAAAGCGTTGCCGACTGACGGTATCTATGATATTAATAGGTATGGCTACTTCTTTGTAGGGTGGTACGACAATGAAGAGTTAACGGGGGAACGTATAAGTGCGATGGTTGCTACAGATGTGGGTGATAAGGATTTCTATGCAAAATGGTATGAATTGAAAACACCTGCATTAGATGCTACGGACAGCTGCTATGAGATTTCTGATGTGGCGGAACTTTATGGCTTTGCACGAATAGTCAATGCCGACCGTTATTATCACGAAACTATATTGCAATCGCACCTTTGCGGTAAGCTCACGAAAGACATCGTGGTGAACGAGAATGTCCTAAAACGTGATGGGACGCTTGATGAATCTGGGGTGAATAAGTTTATGCCCTGGTCGCGAATTGAAGGCTCCTTGGCGCTGTTTGATGGCCAGGGGCATAAGATTTCAGGCTTGTTTATTCCGAATGGTGCAGGACTGTTTAGTGAACTTTTGTCCTCGGATAGAGAGAAGCAGACCGTCATTCGTAACTTGACCATAGATGATACTTACTCGGAAGGCAGTGGTATAGTTGGCTATGCCGATCTTCCGCTGACATTGGAAAACTGTCATTTTAAGGGTTATATTGCTGGAGCGACGGGCGGACTTATTTCATCCTCCGATACAACGCTCGTTATAAAAAATAGCAGCCATCGTGGAAAAATGTCGGCTAGGGGCAGTGGCTATATGGGCGGCCTTGTGGGGAGCAGCTATACCGATTTGGTGCTTGTACAGAACTTCCATGAAGGTTCCATGAAGCTGTCTGCGGACACGGTAACCCGTGATATCAATGGAACACTTTATGTTGATGTGCGTACAACTAGTGCGGGGGGCTTGGTCGGTCGCCTTCTCGGTAATGCTTTTATAGCGAATAACTACAGCGTCTCTGATATTGAAGGCCCTTCTTCGGGTATGGTTGGAGGGTTGATTGGTTCTGATGCGGCTATGTCAATGCTAGTGTCTAAGAAGGGTGCCGTGTACTACCATGCGAAGGAAGCCTTTATTCTTAACAATTACAACAAGGGTTCGTTCTCGGAAGAGTATAAATACTCTAAGGGGTCAGATAAATGGATTGTTGATAATACCTTCTATTTATCAGCGACTGGAATAGAAGATGATAGGACCCAGGCAGTTGCGGCAGATGCTTTCGTGGATAGTTCGCTTGCTGCGGCCTTGCACGATTATGTGCAGAAGGATTCTGAGGGTAATGTCGTTGCTGGTGGCATCAATGGCGATGCTTGGAAGCAGGGAGATTACTATCCCGTGCTTGTTCAAAAAGAGGAACGGAATTTTGCCATTCTTCACAAGGATACTTCGGGCTCGTATTCCGTCTTTGTGTACATGCCCGGAGAAACTGTTGCTTTGCCTGTACTCGAACGTGAGGGCTATACATTCGCAGGCTGGTATAAGAATGCCGAGCTCACGGGGAGCGTCGTTACTGAGATTGGCGCCGAGGAATCGGGAAATTTGAATTTCTATGCAAAATGGGAAAAAATACGGGTGTATGTTTCTGTAGAATCGAATCTTGGCAATGCGGGTAGACTCAGGCTTGGAAGTACATGGTCTACGGGAGCGTTGGGCTTTGTTTACGATACATTTGACTATGGAAAGAGAGTCTATGTAGAAGCTGTACCTAATGATGGCTACCGATTTGTTGAATGGAATACGGTGTGCGGAACTTACGCCTCGTGTTACTTTACTGCAACGGAAACTGTTAACCTTGTAGCCCAATTCGAAAAGTTGCCTTCCAGCAGTTCTGTGGCGTCCAGTTCTAGCGAATCGTCGTCGAGCGTTGCTTCGAGTTCTTCTGCGAAGTCCTCCAGTTCCGCGAAGTCGTCTTCTAGCGCGAAGTCCAGTTCGAGCCAGAAGTCGGACAAGTCCTCCAGCAGTTCCAAGCCCAACCGCATCGATGTCGCCCCCGTGCCGCAGTTCAGCGTGGCTGTCCTGGGCAACACCTTGCAGGTGGCGGGTGCAAGGAGCGGTTCTACCTACGTGCTGTTCGATATGCAGGGCAATGAGGTGCTCCGTGGAGTGGCCAACAGTGCGAATTTCAACGTGACTGTGCCTGCTCCGGGTAGTTTTGTGCTCCGGATAGGGTATGGAACCCGCAAGGTGACTGTGGGCTTCTAG
- a CDS encoding sugar transferase, giving the protein MIRAATLERILVILSDFVALSICFMLAFWVQFHSGWIADKYDPSKLFADYAHMGLFLNIAWLVLFTCAGLYRSWLLMSRTHQILRVLRGVIIGIVLIIVCLFGSEFISKFSSNMPLSEGYLYGSRFPWIFIYGGLAMVLVASFRMFIYLCLRGLLRLGYGANNILVLGATEAGRKVAEDLKNTPERGQRVIGFVDERFQVMDREFAGFPVLGKYSDLAALVKKYRVTGIVIAHESSSPQEIMRVLVWICEMALHIYIVPELYPVVNGRFKANLVYGFELQELFAFTMPPWQVRVKRIMDLVVGGFIGLVSFPLWIFAAIAIKLQDGGPVFYSQERIGLYGKPFTVYKFRTMRTDAEKFGAQWATKDDPRVTKIGKFLRKTRIDELPQILCVLKGDMSMVGPRPERAVFISKLREEIPFYISRLKMKPGLTGWAQVRHHYDTSTEDVKIKLQYDMYYYENMSLLLDFQILVRTVYVVLTGKGAQ; this is encoded by the coding sequence ATGATACGCGCTGCTACATTGGAACGTATCCTCGTTATCCTTTCGGATTTCGTGGCTCTTTCCATTTGCTTCATGCTCGCTTTTTGGGTGCAGTTCCATAGCGGCTGGATTGCCGACAAGTACGACCCGAGCAAGCTGTTTGCGGATTATGCCCACATGGGGCTTTTCCTCAATATCGCATGGCTCGTGCTGTTCACTTGCGCGGGGCTTTACCGCTCGTGGCTCCTGATGTCGCGAACGCACCAGATTCTGCGTGTGCTGCGCGGTGTCATCATCGGAATTGTCCTTATTATCGTGTGCCTTTTCGGCTCGGAGTTCATCTCCAAGTTCTCGTCCAACATGCCGTTGAGCGAAGGTTACCTGTACGGTTCCCGCTTCCCGTGGATATTCATTTACGGCGGACTTGCGATGGTGCTTGTAGCTTCGTTCAGGATGTTCATCTACCTGTGCCTGCGCGGTCTATTGCGGCTTGGCTACGGGGCGAACAATATCCTGGTGCTCGGCGCTACCGAGGCGGGCCGCAAGGTTGCCGAAGACTTGAAGAATACGCCGGAACGAGGCCAGCGCGTTATCGGGTTTGTGGACGAGCGCTTCCAGGTGATGGATCGTGAGTTCGCCGGTTTCCCCGTGCTTGGTAAATATTCGGACCTGGCCGCTCTCGTGAAAAAATATCGCGTGACCGGGATTGTCATTGCGCACGAAAGTTCTTCGCCGCAAGAGATTATGCGCGTGCTCGTGTGGATTTGCGAGATGGCGCTGCACATCTATATCGTTCCGGAACTTTACCCCGTGGTGAACGGACGGTTCAAGGCAAACCTCGTTTACGGTTTTGAATTGCAGGAACTTTTCGCGTTCACCATGCCTCCTTGGCAGGTGCGTGTGAAGCGCATCATGGATTTGGTCGTGGGTGGGTTTATCGGCCTGGTGTCGTTCCCGCTGTGGATTTTCGCGGCCATCGCCATCAAGCTGCAGGACGGTGGCCCGGTGTTCTATTCCCAGGAACGCATTGGACTTTACGGCAAGCCGTTCACGGTGTACAAGTTCCGTACCATGCGGACCGATGCCGAGAAGTTCGGTGCCCAGTGGGCGACCAAGGACGACCCGCGCGTCACGAAGATTGGCAAGTTCCTGCGCAAGACCCGTATCGACGAACTGCCGCAGATTTTGTGCGTGTTGAAGGGTGACATGAGCATGGTGGGGCCGCGTCCCGAGCGTGCCGTGTTCATCAGCAAGCTCCGTGAAGAAATTCCGTTCTACATTAGCCGACTCAAGATGAAGCCTGGCCTTACTGGCTGGGCGCAGGTGCGCCATCATTACGATACCAGCACCGAGGACGTGAAAATCAAGTTGCAGTACGACATGTATTACTACGAGAACATGAGCCTGCTCCTGGATTTCCAGATTCTTGTCCGCACTGTTTACGTTGTCTTGACCGGTAAAGGAGCGCAATAA
- a CDS encoding sugar transferase, producing MEQESVNPAIGSILDEQKLKNIVYPARLFRTRLNEEFLRANRTRKPFLYIKMYAHQYDFFGWGSPSRTVENTWRISILTMFSHLRFIDVLGYLSDGSGLGIILLNSDLSTLESIRKEILHKLNDAGLIQTLRINPKRPIFEAYFYTGYQEKDNLELADKIKDFNSTNGRFFSLERLNLDHIWEHPHKIRFRHIIKRLVDVSCSSFALVVLSPLLLFCALAVKISDHKGPVIFKQTRVGKNGRLFTMYKFRSMYVDAEERKKELMAHNETGGKTFKMKNDPRIYPFGRILRKFSLDELPQLVNIIKGDMSIVGPRPPIPSEVEEYEPWHRMRLSVTPGLTCIWQVSGRSNISFEGQMRLDNDYIRRDGKLGEDIKLILKTFKVVFKGEGAY from the coding sequence ATGGAACAGGAATCCGTCAATCCGGCAATCGGCTCAATTCTCGACGAGCAAAAACTAAAGAACATTGTCTACCCGGCAAGGCTCTTCAGGACGCGCCTTAACGAAGAATTTTTACGTGCGAACCGCACTCGCAAGCCGTTCCTGTATATCAAGATGTATGCCCACCAGTACGACTTCTTCGGCTGGGGCAGCCCGAGCAGGACTGTCGAAAACACATGGCGCATCAGCATCCTCACGATGTTCTCGCACCTCAGATTCATCGATGTCTTGGGCTATTTGTCCGATGGTAGCGGGCTCGGCATCATCCTTTTGAATTCCGACCTTTCGACTCTCGAATCCATCCGCAAGGAAATCCTGCACAAGCTCAACGACGCGGGCCTCATCCAGACGCTCCGCATCAATCCCAAGAGGCCGATTTTCGAAGCGTATTTCTATACCGGCTATCAGGAAAAGGACAACCTGGAACTCGCGGATAAAATCAAGGATTTCAACAGCACGAACGGCAGGTTCTTCTCGCTCGAGCGACTGAACCTCGACCACATCTGGGAGCACCCGCACAAGATTCGTTTCCGTCATATCATCAAGCGACTCGTCGACGTGTCTTGCTCCAGCTTCGCCCTGGTAGTTCTTTCCCCGCTGCTCCTGTTCTGCGCACTCGCAGTGAAAATCAGCGACCACAAGGGTCCCGTCATCTTCAAGCAGACACGCGTAGGCAAGAACGGAAGACTATTCACCATGTACAAGTTCCGCAGCATGTACGTGGATGCCGAAGAACGCAAAAAAGAACTTATGGCCCATAACGAGACGGGCGGCAAGACCTTCAAGATGAAGAACGACCCGCGCATCTATCCGTTCGGCCGCATACTTCGCAAGTTCAGCCTCGATGAACTGCCCCAGCTGGTGAACATCATCAAGGGAGACATGTCCATCGTGGGTCCGCGCCCGCCGATTCCTTCCGAAGTGGAAGAATACGAACCGTGGCACCGCATGCGCCTGTCCGTTACACCGGGCCTCACCTGCATCTGGCAGGTCAGCGGCCGCAGCAACATTTCGTTCGAAGGGCAGATGCGCCTCGACAACGACTACATCCGCCGCGACGGCAAGCTCGGTGAAGACATCAAGCTCATCCTCAAGACCTTCAAGGTCGTGTTCAAGGGCGAAGGCGCGTATTAA
- a CDS encoding glycoside hydrolase family 30 beta sandwich domain-containing protein, which yields MRKKTIATALVAASIASAANITVDPSSTAQRVIGFGAGAAYYQSWITAMSSSMQKDFYDTAFSGLNLSLLRIGNWKQEDTTSIVADAAIIKAGRERLGNRFKIEMSSWSAPGRLKPSGSVNGSVNGQKVKSQNTLKTSNSDPYGKFVYSEFAHWWKTSLQAYEKMGITPDYISLQNEPDMEADYEETLFDPNEGEIAGYKQALQAVRDSIKTLANPPKIIGPEPLGIGYSNFEKYVKALDNNNLDGYAYHLYHAGDGNDNSGTNYLNPENFRKAMTNIAKNYGSDTKPIIMTEFCTMENEVREQDMLGLAHIMQVGFTSGKLNAYIAWELFWGEPNGQLIGVCPGNGWSSCTEAKLYINPEYHAMRHYSKFVNPGWRVVSSTADGSNVYAVAFRSADCDSITVVAINKGSAQNLNLSVNGYAPISAVQSTENGAKSKSITASAIIDAPAKSITTVVFTTSNTAALQCEDSPIEDPYIDPSSQIGDSLVIVDYANESSAGTWSSDASLGKVTFEITPLDGISKYVKVPLADCAQDECGYQHALFTIPDAAAVKDPLTKCKELVFTMRSINTDDASVNIGGAGGSTWSNYQYGNNAPAGAWDQVSVPLDNEIDSTGAPFGSTQLSFNSDNAGIYIAKIVATGCGTHAIKGMNTNFAANDMNAEAKVFDLNGNLLWSGIKGQAFNADGTIRLDLNKGLYIVKTKSSTVKATK from the coding sequence ATGAGAAAGAAAACTATTGCAACCGCCCTCGTGGCAGCATCAATTGCCTCAGCCGCAAACATTACCGTAGACCCAAGTTCCACCGCACAGAGAGTCATCGGGTTCGGTGCCGGCGCCGCCTACTACCAAAGCTGGATTACCGCCATGAGTTCTTCGATGCAGAAGGACTTCTACGACACAGCGTTCTCCGGCCTCAACCTTTCGCTTCTCCGTATCGGCAACTGGAAACAGGAAGACACTACGAGCATCGTCGCCGATGCCGCCATCATCAAGGCAGGCAGGGAGCGTCTCGGCAACCGCTTCAAAATTGAAATGTCCAGCTGGTCTGCCCCGGGCCGCCTCAAGCCGAGCGGCAGCGTAAACGGCAGCGTGAACGGTCAGAAAGTCAAGAGCCAGAATACGCTCAAGACCTCCAACAGCGACCCGTACGGAAAGTTCGTCTACAGCGAATTCGCCCACTGGTGGAAGACATCCCTGCAGGCTTACGAAAAGATGGGCATTACTCCCGACTACATCAGCCTCCAGAACGAACCCGACATGGAAGCCGATTACGAAGAGACACTGTTCGACCCCAACGAAGGCGAAATTGCCGGCTACAAGCAGGCGCTCCAGGCTGTGCGCGATTCTATCAAGACGCTTGCCAACCCGCCGAAGATTATCGGCCCCGAACCGCTCGGCATCGGCTACAGCAACTTCGAAAAGTATGTGAAGGCACTCGACAACAATAACCTCGACGGTTACGCCTACCACCTTTACCACGCCGGCGACGGAAACGACAATTCCGGTACGAACTACCTGAATCCCGAGAACTTCCGCAAGGCCATGACCAATATCGCGAAGAACTACGGGAGCGACACCAAGCCCATCATCATGACCGAGTTCTGCACCATGGAAAACGAGGTTCGCGAACAGGACATGCTGGGCCTCGCCCACATCATGCAGGTTGGCTTCACGAGCGGAAAGCTGAACGCCTACATCGCCTGGGAACTCTTCTGGGGCGAACCGAACGGGCAGCTCATCGGCGTGTGCCCGGGTAATGGCTGGAGCAGCTGTACCGAAGCAAAGCTCTACATCAACCCCGAATACCACGCCATGCGCCACTACTCCAAGTTCGTGAACCCGGGTTGGCGCGTGGTGAGCTCCACGGCTGACGGCTCCAACGTGTATGCGGTCGCCTTCCGCAGCGCCGACTGCGACTCCATTACCGTCGTCGCCATCAACAAGGGTTCGGCACAGAACCTGAACCTCTCCGTGAACGGCTACGCCCCGATTTCCGCGGTGCAGTCCACCGAAAACGGCGCCAAGAGCAAGAGCATCACGGCTAGCGCCATCATCGACGCTCCGGCAAAATCCATCACGACAGTCGTGTTCACCACGAGCAATACGGCTGCGCTCCAGTGCGAAGACTCCCCCATCGAAGATCCCTATATCGATCCGAGCAGCCAGATTGGTGATTCGCTCGTCATCGTGGACTACGCAAACGAATCGAGCGCCGGCACATGGAGCAGCGATGCGAGCCTCGGCAAGGTCACGTTCGAAATCACCCCGCTCGACGGCATTTCAAAATATGTAAAAGTCCCGCTCGCCGATTGCGCTCAGGATGAATGCGGCTACCAGCACGCCCTCTTCACCATTCCCGACGCGGCCGCCGTGAAGGACCCGCTCACCAAGTGCAAGGAACTCGTGTTCACCATGCGCAGCATCAATACCGACGACGCCTCCGTGAACATCGGCGGCGCAGGCGGCAGCACCTGGAGCAACTACCAGTATGGCAACAACGCCCCCGCAGGCGCCTGGGACCAGGTCTCCGTACCACTCGATAACGAAATCGACTCGACCGGCGCACCCTTCGGTTCTACGCAGCTCTCGTTCAACAGCGACAACGCGGGCATCTACATCGCAAAGATCGTGGCAACCGGCTGCGGCACCCACGCCATCAAGGGAATGAACACGAACTTCGCCGCAAACGACATGAATGCCGAAGCCAAGGTGTTCGACCTGAACGGCAACCTGCTCTGGAGCGGCATCAAGGGCCAGGCGTTCAACGCCGACGGCACCATCCGCCTCGACCTGAACAAGGGCCTGTACATCGTGAAGACGAAGTCCTCGACCGTGAAGGCGACGAAGTAA
- a CDS encoding homoserine dehydrogenase produces MLRIGLIGTGTVGGGVIQILEQKIAEYKEKLGVELELACICAKSEEEVAPYKAKGYKVSTNADEMIAGDGIDVLVELAGGYNMPRKWILAALNSGKHVVTANKALLAKYGHEIFPLAAEKGLHVLFEAAVGGGIPIIRSLQEGLLGSTVEHLSCIINGTCNYILSRMADEGLDFDVVLKDAQKLGFAEADPTFDIEGIDSAHKTALLASLCSGKRVDFEKIHVTGISKITAQDIAFAKELGCCVKLLGIYHRDGNRVDARVHPCFVSNENLLSNVNGVINAVYLKCDNLGETVQTGAGAGRLPTASAVVADLVSLARSVDQGSRKALPMGWFNVDNSATLVPISETSARYYLRFTSRDACGVLAKITSVLAENSISIETIIQKNVNDPGKVSIVVITEKTQDCKASKAVDAIDALPEIVEKSQVIRFLA; encoded by the coding sequence ATGCTGCGTATTGGACTTATTGGTACTGGAACCGTCGGTGGCGGTGTCATTCAGATTTTGGAACAGAAGATTGCCGAGTACAAGGAAAAGCTCGGTGTCGAACTCGAACTCGCCTGCATCTGCGCGAAGTCCGAAGAAGAAGTCGCCCCGTACAAGGCGAAGGGCTACAAGGTTTCGACCAACGCCGATGAAATGATTGCCGGTGACGGCATCGACGTGCTCGTGGAACTTGCCGGTGGCTACAACATGCCGCGCAAGTGGATCCTCGCTGCCCTCAATTCGGGCAAGCATGTGGTGACCGCGAACAAGGCTCTCCTCGCGAAGTACGGCCACGAGATTTTCCCGCTCGCTGCCGAAAAGGGCCTGCACGTTCTGTTCGAAGCTGCCGTTGGCGGTGGCATTCCCATTATCCGCAGCCTCCAGGAAGGCCTGCTCGGCTCTACGGTGGAACACCTGAGCTGCATCATCAACGGCACCTGCAACTACATCCTGAGCCGCATGGCCGATGAAGGCCTCGACTTTGACGTGGTTTTGAAGGACGCCCAGAAGCTCGGCTTTGCCGAAGCCGACCCGACCTTCGACATCGAAGGCATCGACTCCGCCCACAAGACCGCCCTCCTCGCTAGCCTCTGCAGCGGCAAGCGCGTGGACTTCGAGAAGATTCACGTTACGGGCATTTCCAAGATTACCGCCCAGGATATCGCGTTCGCCAAGGAACTCGGCTGCTGCGTGAAGCTCCTCGGCATCTACCACCGCGACGGAAACCGCGTGGACGCCCGTGTCCATCCGTGCTTCGTCTCGAACGAAAACCTGCTTTCCAACGTGAACGGCGTCATCAATGCCGTTTACCTCAAGTGCGACAACCTGGGCGAAACGGTTCAGACCGGCGCCGGTGCTGGCCGCCTCCCGACGGCTTCTGCTGTCGTGGCCGACCTCGTTTCCTTGGCCCGCTCCGTGGACCAGGGTTCCCGCAAGGCGCTCCCGATGGGCTGGTTCAACGTCGACAATTCCGCGACCCTCGTCCCGATTTCGGAAACTTCGGCCCGCTACTACCTGCGCTTTACGTCCCGCGACGCTTGCGGTGTGCTCGCAAAGATCACGAGCGTTCTTGCCGAGAATAGCATCTCCATCGAGACGATTATCCAGAAGAACGTGAATGACCCGGGCAAGGTCTCTATCGTGGTCATTACCGAAAAAACGCAGGACTGCAAGGCCTCGAAGGCGGTGGATGCCATCGACGCCCTGCCCGAAATCGTCGAAAAGAGCCAGGTTATCCGCTTCCTCGCCTAG